The Deinococcus detaillensis region GCACGGAGTCTGGCGTCAAAATCAACACGGTCAAGGCCATCAAGCTTCCGGCAGGGACGGCCATTCTCGCCAGCTTTGATTCTCTTTCCGCTGCTAACGCCGTGACCGGCAAGGCGGCGCTCCTGGAAAACGATCTGTACGTTCTCAATCACGCCGGGCAGCAAGTTCAGTTGCGCTTCTCCGCGCCCAAGGGGTCGGACAACGTGGACGCTTGGCGGCAAATGTCGCGCTCACTGCGGTGGAAATGAGCGTCATGGAAGCCACCGATCTCTACCGCTTCTACCATGTGGGTGACGAGGAAACCCGCGCCCTGCGGGGCGTGAGTCTGGACGTGCGGCCCGGCGAGCTGACGGTGCTCCTCGGCAAATCTGGCAGCGGCAAAAGCACCTTGCTGGCGTGTCTGGCGGGCTTGGACGATCCCGACGGCGGCGTGGTCAGCGTCAATGGGCGAACTTTATCGCGCCAACCCGAACGGGTGCGGGCGGCGCTCAGGGCCGAGCATCTGGGCGTGATGCTTCAGGGCGGGAACCTGATTGCCCACCTGAATGTGCTGGACAACGTGACGCTGACGGGCCGCTTGAATGGCAAGCCAGACGAAGACGGGGCCATAAAACTTCTAACTCAGTTGGGCCTCGCCGAGCGCTTACATGCTTTTCCCGCGCAGCTTTCCGGCGGCGAAACGGCCCGCGCTTCACTGGCCGCCGCACTCGCTCACCGCCCTCGCGTGCTGCTGGCCGACGAACCCACCGCCGAGGTGGACGCCCAGACCGAGCAGCACGTCATCGCGGTCATCAAGGACTTTGTGCGTCGAAATCAGAGTGCCGCCGTGATCGCCACCCACAGCCCCAGATTGGCCGAGCAAGCCGACCGGGTGCTGCGGATTCAAGACGGGCGGTGGCAAGATGCCTGAGGCTGAACGAATCGAGCGCCTGACCTTTGAATCCGCGCAGGTCTGGCCCCAAGCCGCTGAAACGCGCCGGGGCGAAGTCGCGCTGGTGACGGCCCAGAATCTCAGCCGCGAATATGGCAAAGTGGCGGCCCTCAAGCGAGCCAGCCTCAGCATTTTTCCCGGCGACAGCATTGCCCTGCTGGGCACCTCCGGCAGCGGCAAGAGTACCTTGCTTCACCTGCTGGGCGGCCTGGACCAGCCGACAGGCGGCGAACTGAGCTGGCCCGCGCTGGGTGACAGTGCTGATCTGCGGCCCAGCAAAGTGGCCTTCGTGTTTCAGGCCCAGAGCTTGATGCCGCCCCTCACCGCGTTAGAAAATGTGGCCTTGCCGCTGTTGCTGCTCGGCGCAAATCCAGAAGCAGCTAAACAGCAAGCCGCCGCCGTGCTGGACACACTGGAACTCTCGGCCATCGCCGGGCAGTTGCCCGAAGAACTCTCTGGCGGGCAGGCCCAGCGGGTGGCGGTGGCCCGCGCCCTGATCGCCAAGCCGCAACTGATTCTGGCCGACGAACCCACCGGCCAGCTCGACTCGGCCACCGCCCAGCACTTGATGGACGTGTTGCTCGCGGCGCTGAGTCCACAAACCGCGCTGGTGATGGCCACCCATGACGAGACGGTGGCCCGCCGCCTGAACACCGTCTGGCGCATGAAAGACGGCGTCTTGGAGGAGCACCCATGATTACTCTATGGTTGCGCGGCCTGCTGCGAGAACGGCCCCTGAGACTGTGGGGCGCGGCCACCGGCATCATGCTCACAGTGGCGTTTCTGGCGCTGCTGCTGAGCTTTATCGCTTCCGGCAACGCCAACATGACCCGCCGCGCCGCCGCCTCGGTGCCGGTCGACTGGCAGGTCCTGCTGGGCCAGAACACTACGCCCGCCGCCGCCGAGCAGGCCATCAAAGCCGCCACGGCTATCAAAACCCTGCTGCCGGTGCAGTACGCCGATGTGGCCAGCTTCACTGCAAATACGGGCGGTACGGTGCAAACGACGGGCGCTGGCAAGGTACTGGGCCTTCCGAACGGCTACCGCACAGCTTTTCCTTCCGAGATTCGCCCGCTGATCGGCTCACCCGACGGTGTGGTGATCTCGCAGCAAACGGCGGCCAACTTGCACGCAGCGGTGGGTGACATGATCAACATAGGCCGCTACGGAGCCGCCAGCGTGCTGGTAACAGTGGCGGGCGTGGTCGATCTGCCGCAGGCCGATTCGCTGTTTCAGGCGGTGGGCGCACCTAAGGGCCTTGCGCCGCAAGCTCCGCCGGACAATGTGCTGCTGCTGCCCCAGGCTCAATTTGACCAACTCTTTGCGCCGCAGCGGCTGGCGCGGCCCGACACGGTCAAGACCGAGCTTCACATTCGGCTGGCGACCGTCTTGCCCAGCGATCCGGGCCGGGCCTTCGCGCTGGTCGGCGCACTCGCCAACAACGTGGAGGCGCGGCTGTCCGGCGGCGCGGTGGTCGGCGACACGCTGGGCGTCACTTTAGATGGAGCGCGTGAAAATGCCCTCTACGCCCAGGCGCTGTTCTTGTTTCTGGGGCTGCCCGGCGCGATCCTGGCCGCGACCTTGACCCTCAGCGTGGCGAGCGCGAGCGCGGCCCAGCGGCAAAGTGAAGCGGCCCTGCTCAGGGTACGCGGCGCGTCTGAGCGTCTGATCGTCCAGCTCGGCGCAGCGGAAGCGCTGACGGTGGGCCTGGTCGGAACGGTGCTGGGACTGGTTTTGTTCGTGGTTCTCTCGCCGCTGCTGACCGGCGGCTTATCGGGCGGCTGGCTGGCTTACCTGCTGCCGGTGCTGGCAGGGTTATCGCTGGCGCTCTTGGCAGTGCTACTGCCCACTTACCGCGCGGTGCGCTCGTCCACTGTGGCGGCCCAGCGGCAAGCGGTGGGTCGGGTTGGCGTTCCGTTGTGGCAGCGCCTGTACCTTGACTTGATTTTGCTGGTCGTCGCCGCCGCCGAGTTCTGGCGCAGTGCGGCGGGCGGTTATCAACTGGTGCTGGCCCCTGAAGGCGTCACCAAGGCCAGCATTCAACTCGAAGCCTTCGTGGCTCCGCTGGCCCTCTGGCTGGGCGGAACCTTACTGGGCCTGCGCCTGCTGGGTTGGCTGCTGGGAAAAGGCCGTCTGACGGGTCTGCTGCGGCCATTCGGCGGCAACCTCTCGGCCACCGTCGCCTCAGTGCTGGAACGCCAGCGGCCCCTGCTGCTACGCGGCGCAGCGCTGGTGTCGCTGGCAGGCGCGTTCGCGGTGTCCACGTCTATCTTCAACGCCACCTACAACGATCAAGCGCGGGTGGACGCGGTGCTGACCAACGGATCGGACGTGACCGTGACGGGCAACGCCAACAACCCGGCAGGGCCGCATCTGGCCGACTTGCAAAAGCTGCCGGGCGTGGTCAAGACCCAGCCGCTGATTCACCGTTTTGCCTACGTGGGCGCGGACCTGCAGGACATCTACGGCATCGATGCGGCCCACTTCACCGATGTCAGTCGCCTCGCGGACAGCTACTTCAAGGACATCACGGCCACGCAGGCGCTGGACAAGCTCAAGGCCACGCCGAACGCCATTTTCGTCTCGCAGGAAACGGTCAACGACTATCAGCTCTCACTGGGCGATACCCTCAAGCTGCGCCTGCTGAACGCCAAAACGCATCTGTACAGCGTGGTGCCGTTCAGCTTGGCGGGCGTGGTGCGCGAGTTTCCGACGGCTCCCAAGGATTCGTTTCTGGTCACCAATGCCAGCTACGTGGCGCAGATGACCGGCAATCCGGTGGCGGAAGTCGCCTTGCTTCAAATCAGCGGCAACCCTCAGACCGTGGTGAGTGGAGCACAGCAACTGCTCAGCGGCGTGCCGGGCATTCAAGTGACCGATCTGGCGGCGGTGCGTGGCAAGATCGCTTCGGGTCTCACGGCTGTGAATCTGGCAGGCCTGTCCAGAATAGAGCTGGCTTTTGCTGCTTTGCTGCTGGCGGCTTCCACCGGCTTGGTGCTAGCGCTGGGCCTTTCCGAGCGGCGGCGCACCTTCACGGTGCTGAGTGCCCTCGGCGCGAAGGCGTCGCAACTCGGCGCGTTTTTGTCGGGTGAAGCATTGGTCGTCGTCGGTTTGGGCGGCGCGTTCGGACTGGCCTTGGGCCTTGGCGTGGCGCAGACGTTGATCAAGCTGCTTCAGGGCGTCTTTGATCCGCCACCGGAAGCCTTACTGCTGCCCTGGGCGTACCTGGTGGCGCTGCTGTTCTCGGCGGGCCTGAGTACCTGGCTGGCACTGCGCTGGGCACGGGCGGCCTCGGCGCGGCGAGTCACGGAGGTGCTGCGTGCGTCGTAGAACTGAAGTTCATCAGGCACTTGGAGCCGGGGCAAGGAGGAAGCCAGACACCCTTTCTCACGCTCCCCGCGCACACTGCGGCATGTCAACGTTACTCCCACTCCTTGGCCTGCTGAGTTTGGGCTTGTTGAGTGCTGCTCAGGCCGCACCCATGAGCGCTCAGCCTGCCCCCCATATCTTCGTACTGATCCTTGAAAATCACAGTTACGATCAGGTGATCGGTAACCCGAGTTTGCCCACCTTCAATGCCCTCGTCAAACGCGGCGCTTTGGCCCGTCAGTACACCGGCGTGACCCATCCGAGTTTGCCGAATTATGTGGCGCTGATCGCGGGTAGCACCATGAAACTCGAAGGTGACAATCCAGCGCAGTCGTTTACTGGCAATACGTTGGTCACGCAGCTGAGTGCCAAGAATTTGACTTGGAAAGGTTATATGCAAGGTTTGCCTCAAGCGGGTTCTACCGTGTATTTTTCAGGGTTA contains the following coding sequences:
- a CDS encoding ABC transporter ATP-binding protein, with translation MEATDLYRFYHVGDEETRALRGVSLDVRPGELTVLLGKSGSGKSTLLACLAGLDDPDGGVVSVNGRTLSRQPERVRAALRAEHLGVMLQGGNLIAHLNVLDNVTLTGRLNGKPDEDGAIKLLTQLGLAERLHAFPAQLSGGETARASLAAALAHRPRVLLADEPTAEVDAQTEQHVIAVIKDFVRRNQSAAVIATHSPRLAEQADRVLRIQDGRWQDA
- a CDS encoding ABC transporter ATP-binding protein encodes the protein MPEAERIERLTFESAQVWPQAAETRRGEVALVTAQNLSREYGKVAALKRASLSIFPGDSIALLGTSGSGKSTLLHLLGGLDQPTGGELSWPALGDSADLRPSKVAFVFQAQSLMPPLTALENVALPLLLLGANPEAAKQQAAAVLDTLELSAIAGQLPEELSGGQAQRVAVARALIAKPQLILADEPTGQLDSATAQHLMDVLLAALSPQTALVMATHDETVARRLNTVWRMKDGVLEEHP
- a CDS encoding ABC transporter permease → MITLWLRGLLRERPLRLWGAATGIMLTVAFLALLLSFIASGNANMTRRAAASVPVDWQVLLGQNTTPAAAEQAIKAATAIKTLLPVQYADVASFTANTGGTVQTTGAGKVLGLPNGYRTAFPSEIRPLIGSPDGVVISQQTAANLHAAVGDMINIGRYGAASVLVTVAGVVDLPQADSLFQAVGAPKGLAPQAPPDNVLLLPQAQFDQLFAPQRLARPDTVKTELHIRLATVLPSDPGRAFALVGALANNVEARLSGGAVVGDTLGVTLDGARENALYAQALFLFLGLPGAILAATLTLSVASASAAQRQSEAALLRVRGASERLIVQLGAAEALTVGLVGTVLGLVLFVVLSPLLTGGLSGGWLAYLLPVLAGLSLALLAVLLPTYRAVRSSTVAAQRQAVGRVGVPLWQRLYLDLILLVVAAAEFWRSAAGGYQLVLAPEGVTKASIQLEAFVAPLALWLGGTLLGLRLLGWLLGKGRLTGLLRPFGGNLSATVASVLERQRPLLLRGAALVSLAGAFAVSTSIFNATYNDQARVDAVLTNGSDVTVTGNANNPAGPHLADLQKLPGVVKTQPLIHRFAYVGADLQDIYGIDAAHFTDVSRLADSYFKDITATQALDKLKATPNAIFVSQETVNDYQLSLGDTLKLRLLNAKTHLYSVVPFSLAGVVREFPTAPKDSFLVTNASYVAQMTGNPVAEVALLQISGNPQTVVSGAQQLLSGVPGIQVTDLAAVRGKIASGLTAVNLAGLSRIELAFAALLLAASTGLVLALGLSERRRTFTVLSALGAKASQLGAFLSGEALVVVGLGGAFGLALGLGVAQTLIKLLQGVFDPPPEALLLPWAYLVALLFSAGLSTWLALRWARAASARRVTEVLRAS